A region of Cheilinus undulatus linkage group 10, ASM1832078v1, whole genome shotgun sequence DNA encodes the following proteins:
- the ndufs8b gene encoding NADH:ubiquinone oxidoreductase core subunit S8b isoform X1 — translation MGARIMKMSAALSLRLLYCYSKPGTFGFGPGVKRSFGLSVQRNGYKYVNAQEVPTDLKSITDRAATTLLWTELFRGLGMTMSYLFREPATINYPFEKGPLSPRFRGEHALRRYPNGEERCIACKLCEAICPAQAITIEAETRADGSRRTTRYDIDMTKCIYCGFCQEACPVDAIVEGPNFEFSTETHEELLYNKEKLLNNGDRWEAEIAANIQADYLYR, via the exons atgggtGCAAGAATtatgaag ATGTCGGCTGCTCTGAGTCTGCGCCTTCTCTACTGTTACTCAAAGCCAG gCACGTTTGGATTTGGTCCTGGTGTCAAGCGGTCTTTCGGTCTCAGTGTGCAAAGAAATGGCTATA AGTATGTCAATGCACAGGAGGTACCAACAGACCTGAAATCTATCACTGACAGGGCTGCAACAACTCTTCTCTGGACCGAACTCTTCAGAG GTTTGGGGATGACAATGAGTTACCTCTTCCGTGAACCTGCCACCATCAACTACCCGTTTGAGAAGGGCCCTTTGTCTCCTCGCTTCCGTGGTGAGCACGCCCTCCGTCGCTACCCTAATGGAGAAGAGCGCTGCATTGCCTGTAAGCTGTGTGAAGCCATCTGCCCAGCTCAG GCCATCACCATTGAAGCGGAAACTCGAGCTGATGGCAGCAGGAGAACTACACGCTATGACATTGATATGACCAAATGTATCTACTGTGGCTTCTGTCAGGAAGCCTGTCCTGTTGATGCCATTGTTGAG GGTCCAAACTTTGAGTTCTCCACAGAGACTCATGAGGAGCTATTGtacaacaaagaaaagctgCTCAACAATGGAGACCGATGGGAGGCTGAGATAGCAGCCAACATACAAGCAGACTACCTGTACAGATAG
- the ndufs8b gene encoding NADH:ubiquinone oxidoreductase core subunit S8b isoform X2 translates to MSAALSLRLLYCYSKPGTFGFGPGVKRSFGLSVQRNGYKYVNAQEVPTDLKSITDRAATTLLWTELFRGLGMTMSYLFREPATINYPFEKGPLSPRFRGEHALRRYPNGEERCIACKLCEAICPAQAITIEAETRADGSRRTTRYDIDMTKCIYCGFCQEACPVDAIVEGPNFEFSTETHEELLYNKEKLLNNGDRWEAEIAANIQADYLYR, encoded by the exons ATGTCGGCTGCTCTGAGTCTGCGCCTTCTCTACTGTTACTCAAAGCCAG gCACGTTTGGATTTGGTCCTGGTGTCAAGCGGTCTTTCGGTCTCAGTGTGCAAAGAAATGGCTATA AGTATGTCAATGCACAGGAGGTACCAACAGACCTGAAATCTATCACTGACAGGGCTGCAACAACTCTTCTCTGGACCGAACTCTTCAGAG GTTTGGGGATGACAATGAGTTACCTCTTCCGTGAACCTGCCACCATCAACTACCCGTTTGAGAAGGGCCCTTTGTCTCCTCGCTTCCGTGGTGAGCACGCCCTCCGTCGCTACCCTAATGGAGAAGAGCGCTGCATTGCCTGTAAGCTGTGTGAAGCCATCTGCCCAGCTCAG GCCATCACCATTGAAGCGGAAACTCGAGCTGATGGCAGCAGGAGAACTACACGCTATGACATTGATATGACCAAATGTATCTACTGTGGCTTCTGTCAGGAAGCCTGTCCTGTTGATGCCATTGTTGAG GGTCCAAACTTTGAGTTCTCCACAGAGACTCATGAGGAGCTATTGtacaacaaagaaaagctgCTCAACAATGGAGACCGATGGGAGGCTGAGATAGCAGCCAACATACAAGCAGACTACCTGTACAGATAG
- the ran gene encoding GTP-binding nuclear protein Ran has protein sequence MVDTACVVASFKLVLVGDGGTGKTTFVKRHITGEFEKKYVATLGVEVHPLIFHTNRGAVRYNVWDTAGQEKFGGLRDGYYIQAQCAIIMFDVTSRVTYKNVPNWHRDLVRVCENIPIVLCGNKVDIKDRKVKAKSIVFHRKKNLQYYDISAKSNYNFEKPFLWLARKLVGDPNLEFVAMPALAPPEVQMDPCLAQKYEEELQVASQTALPDEEDDL, from the exons ATGGTCGATACAGCGTGTGTAGTAGCATCATTCAAG TTGGTGTTGGTTGGAGATGGAGGAACGGGGAAAACAACTTTTGTGAAGAGACACATTACAGGAGAGTTTGAGAAGAAATATGTTG CTACTCTCGGCGTTGAGGTGCACCCACTGATTTTCCACACTAACAGAGGAGCTGTTAGGTATAATGTGTGGGATACGGCTGGACAGGAGAAGTTTGGAGGACTGAGAGATGGCTACTACATTCAAG CTCAGTGTGCTATCATCATGTTTGACGTCACCTCAAGAGTCACTTACAAGAACGTGCCCAACTGGCATCGTGACCTGGTCCGTGTCTGTGAGAACATTCCCATTGTCCTTTGCGGAAACAAAGTGGAcatcaaagacagaaaagtCAAAGCCAAGAGCATCGTGTTTCACCGCAAGAAGAACCTGCAG TACTATGACATTTCGGCCAAGAGTAACTACAACTTCGAGAAGCCTTTCCTGTGGCTAGCAAGGAAGTTGGTCGGCGATCCTAATCTGGAGTTTGTGGCAATGCCTGCCCTCGCTCCTCCAGAGGTCCAAATGGACCCTTGCCTTGCTCAAAAATATGAGGAAGAGCTTCAA GTTGCATCACAAACAGCACTCCCCGATGAAGAAGATGACCTCTAA